TAGAGATTTATAACAGAGAAAATCCGAGAAAAAGATGCTAAGGCAACAAAAATAAAACTCTGCGAATCTTTGTGTGCTTCTTCGGTAAATTTGACAGATACCAAAAATCACGACTTTAATCCGAAAATAAAACTTACAAATTTTGGTATTTTTTTAACAAACAAACTGTCACCCATTTAGGATGTTTAATACTCTTATTTAGAGATTACATTGTGTAATTTATTAAATAACCCTTTAACCCTTACATTATGAAAAAAATTACTTGTTTGTTCGTGCTGGGAATATTGTTTTCCTGTGCAAGTGAAACCGAAGTTCCGCAGGCCTCTGCAGATGCAGAAATTATCAGACTTATGAAGACACCTGATAAAAACACTTTAACTCATGATGAAATAAGAAAAATTGTAGCACATTTGGATAAAAAACCTGAAGATTCTAAATATCTGGCTTCAGAACCTATTTCTAAAAAGAAACCTGTAAAGACTTTAGATCCAAAGGCTGTTAAACGTGAGTACACGATTGAAGACTATATGCAGGTTGAGGTTGTACCGCAAAATGCTCCTGATTATAAAGCCACCCTTCAAATGATTAGGATTGAAGAGTAATTTTTGAAATGAAAAAAATAAGAGGTTCGCAAAGATTCAATAGAACTCTGCGAACCTTTGTGGTAAAACCTGAAACTTGAAACTTTTTAAACATTTTTCAGGCTCATTATAAATAAAACGTTTGATTTTAAATTTATTCCTGTTAAAATCAAATTTCATGAAATAATCTTCATTATTTTAACTAATTGTCTTTTAGTTTTTGACGTGAAAATGCGTAATATTGCTTTTTTGATTTTCACCTCTTTAAATTAATGTCTGTTTATAGCAAATATGCTGATCCCATCTTATTAAATCTTCTTAAAGAAGATGATCAGCTGGCCTATACAGAAATTTTTGAAAGGTATGCCAGACTTCTTGTGAACCATGCTTGCAAAATGCTCGGCAGCCGTGATGAGGCAAACGATGTGGTTCAGGAAGTATTTTTATCCATCTGGAACAAACGTCATGAAATAACCGTTACCGGATCTTTTTCGGCTTACTTATACAAAGCGGTAAAAAACAGAATACTAAATCATATCGCTCACGAAAAAGTGGTTTCGAGTTATGCCGATTCCATTTCAAACTTCATCGAAGAAGACTATGTTTTCGCTGATTCCAGACTCAGGGAAAAAGAACTTGAAGCGATTATTGCCAAAGAAATTGCTTCTCTCCCGGAAAAAATGCGCGAAGTTTTCCTGCTTAGAAAAGTAGAAGAACTCTCGTATGACGAAATTGCACTTCAGTTAAATATTACCGACAAAACCGCGAAACAGCAAGTCTATAATTCGCTTAAAATACTGCGCGAAAAACTCAAAACTATGATGGGTGTTTTTATTTGGTGAAGTATTGTAAAGGTTTTTGTTAATTTTTATGATAGAATCTACTCATAATCGTCTCATTAGTAAATAGAAAATAACGTTATTCAGGATTTATTAATGATATAATAATATTTTTTTTAATTTTTTTTGCTTTTCGTCTATGACAAAAGCTGTATATAACTGTCTTACTTAAAAACGGGACAAAATTCTGTGTTGTAATTTATGAAAGAAACTGAAATCTTAGAACTGCTTCAAAAATACCAAAACGGTACTTTATCGAATGAAGATAAGGACAAACTCGACGCCTGGTATCTGAACCGTGCTTCTAAAAGTAATGTACATCTTAACGAGTACGAACTCGAAGAAAGTTACGAGTATCTAAAATCGAAACTTCCGTTACAGCAGGAAACCAAAGTAATCAGTATCTGGCCGCGTATTACCGTTGCAGCCTCTATAGTTGTAATGCTGGGTACCGGAATTTTTTACTTTACAAAAACAAAGGAGCAGGTTATTCAGGTTGCGGCAAAGCCAAAGGAAATTGCGCCCGGAGGTACAAGAGGAATTTTAACGCTTTCAAACGGAAAACAGATTGTGCTTTCGGCTATTTCTGAAAAAGATACTATTGCCAGAGAAGGCGAAGATAAAGAAGTAACGATCAAAATGAGTGCTGACGGCGTTATTACCTATATAATAAATCCTGATGCCGATACTTCAAAAAATGATGCCGATGCTTATAATACACTTTCGACCCCAACCGGAGGTCAGTATAATATTGTATTGGCAGACGGAACAAAAGTTTTCCTAAATGCGGTTTCGTCTATTAAATATCCAACCCAGTTTAACGGAGATCAAAGAGTGGTTGAGTTAGAAGGAGAAGCGTATTTTGAAGTGGCAAAAAATAAAAACCAGCCCTTTATTGTAAAATCAGGAAGTCAGGATATAAAAGTTTTGGGAACGCATTTTAATGTACATGCTTATGATAACGAACCGGCTATTAAAACCACTTTACTGGAAGGAAGCGTAGCAGTAAGTTATAAAAACCAGAAAACGATTTTAAAACCGGGACAGCAGTCAAATGTGTCTGATAATTCGAATAAAATATCTGTTCGTGAAGTGGATACCGAAGCTGCAATTGCCTGGAAAAACGGCCGTTTTAAATTTGATAATGCCGACTTGAAATCGGTTATGAAACAGCTGGAACGCTGGTACGGAATCAAAGTAGAATACCGCGGCGATGTGTCGGATGTGAGATTCAACGGCGGTACGTTTAGAAATAAAAATTTGTCTGAAGTATTAAAAGTACTTGAGCTTAGTAATATAAAATTTAAAGTCGAAGGAAAAACAATTATTGTATATCCCTGATTTTAGATCTGCCCGTTTATGCTGAGTCTATAAACTAAAAAACCAGAAGCAGTTGCGATGCTTCCGGTTTGTTTTTAATGTTTATAGCCAGTATAAGTTGTCCACTATTGTTTAACTATAACCAATGTAAATGTATGAAATTAAATTTACAACCAAAAAAACCTTACAAAAAACTAACAAAAAAGATTCCCAGGCTTAACTTTTCTGTCTCTTTATGGGGGGTAAGTTTTATGCTAATGCTGCTGAGCAGTTTTACAGCTAGTGCACAGAGCATCAGTGTTAATTTTAAAGATGCTTCTCTGGAAACGGTTCTAAAAGAAGTGGGAAGACAAAGTAATTACGAAATTTTCTATACTCAGAAATTACTTAAGGATGCAAGTCCTGTAACGATTAATGTTAAGAATACTTCTTTAAAAGAAACTTTAAATCAAATTTTCAAAAGTCAGAATTTAAAATACTCGCTTACCAACCAGACCATTGTAGTAACTGCCGGAACAAAAGCAGAGGAAAAGCCAAAGGGAAACGGAAACGGGTTAGTGGATATCCGCGGGAAAGTTCTAAACAATAAAAACGAACCTTTTCCGGGAGTTACGGTAACGGTTGCCGGCACTAACAAAATGAGCATTACAGATTTTGACGGAGGATTTTCTTTAGATAACGTACCCTCAGACGCTGTTTTGGAATGTTCGGGACTAACGATCGAGAAAAAATCTTTTGGCGTTGGCGGACGAAATATTGTTTCGCTTGTTGTAGAAGACAAAGTATCTGCCATGAAAGAAGTGGTGGTGACAGGTTACCAGACTGTTACGAGAAGTCATTTTACAGGAGCGATTGCCAAAGTAGACGAAAAAGTTTTAAACGAAAATATTAATGGCAATTTATCAAGCGCACTCGAAGGTCGTGTGGCGGGTTTAATGCTTCAGAAAAATCCAACCGGAGCTTCTGCAGATACGCCTATTTTACGAGGAATGGGAACTTTTTCCAGCAATGTAGGCTACAGTCCGCTTATTGTAATCGACGGTCTGCCGACTGAATTGACTCTGGATGAAATTAATCCGTATGATATCGAAAGTGTAAACGTGCTTAAAGATGCCGCCGCAGCTTCTATTTACGGTTCACGCGCCGCAAACGGGATTATTGTTTTAACGACCAAAAAAGGAACGGGAAAACTAAAAGTGACTATCAATTCAGATTTCTTTATTTCAGATAAGCCTAATTTAAGAGATATGAATTTGGCTTCGACAAGCGAATTAATCGATTTTGAACAGGCGGTTTACAATAGAGAAAGAGCAAGATATGCCGATACAGCCACTATGTTTAACAGCTATGGAGATATTGGAAGCAGTAACCCAAAATATTACAGTCCGCTTTATCAGCTGAACCGCGATTTAGAAGAAGGCGTAATCAGCAATGCCGATTACAACAGCACTATGGCACAATGGAGAAAGAACGATTACGCGAAAGATTATCGTGATAATGTTTGGCAGAAAGAATTCAGGCAGCGTTACAACGTAGCATTTTCCGGAAGTACAAGCAAACAAAATACGTATGTGTCTCTTAATTATGACGAAGCAAAAAACCGTGTCAAATACAACGAAAGCCGTTCGTTTAATTTGTATGCCAAAAGCAGTTTCCAGATTTCAAACTGGTTAAACGCCACTTTTGGATTAAACGGAACGTATAGTAATGATGACAGTACAGATGGAGATTACAATAATTACGATATTCAGAAAAGATACGAGCGTATTACAGATGATAACGGAGCTTTGGTATATTCGCCTTTTGTAAATATTGATGACGGTTTTACATCCGGAAGTGCATTAAATCCAGCTATGGCGAGAAAAATTGCAGGTTTAAGCGGTTTTAAATCGACTAGTTTTAATGTTTTAAATGAGCTTCAGGAAGGTATTAAATATCAAAATTCATTGAGCCTTCGGTCTTTTGCCAATTTACGCGCAAAGATCTGGAGAGGTTTAAGTGTTAGTACACAATTTCAGTACGAAGTAAGACGAAACGACAGTGAGGAATATAACAGTGTTGACTCGTACAAAATGCGTTATGCGATTAATGCCTTAACGGGGTACAATCCAACGACAAACGCCTATACCTATGTGGACGGTTTTTCTGCAGGAGGCCGATACAAACAGATGAGCGGTCGTGTAAGCAATTACTCATTTAGAAATCAGCTTGATTTTGCAGAGGATTTTGCCGATGGTAAACATTCGGTTACCGGTTTAGCCGGTTTTGAAATGCGCGAAACCTACGCTCCAAGAGGTATTGAACAAATCCGCTACGGATACGATCGTGTTACCCTTACATCGGCTACATTAAACAGCCTTTCGTTAAGTCAGACAGGAGTTCCGAGTTATATATATGGCAGCAACCGTACACTGGCCGCTCTTTCAAGAACGCAGGGAGAAGTTTTGCATCGTTATTTTTCAGTTTTCGCCAGCGGAGGGTACACCTTTTTGTCTAAATACAACTTAACAGGAAGTTACAGAGTCGACAGAGCCGATTTGTTTGGAGTAGATCCAAAATATAAAAACCGTCCGTTGTGGTCTGCAGGTTTAGGATGGAACATCAGCAGCGAAGAATTCATGAAACCAATAAAATGGGTAAGCATGCTGAAACTGCGTGCCACGTATGGTGTAAACGGAAACGTTGACCAGAGTACATCTCCGTACATCACGGCGACCAGAAAAAATGACTTTCTTTATCAGTCTTTACAATATGTAAATATAAGCGGACAGCCAAATCCTATGCTTCGATGGGAAAAAACACAAAGTACCAACTTTGGTATCGATTATAGTTTGTTTAGAACGAAGATCAACGGAACGATCGATATTTATAGAAAATACAGCACTGATTTATTGGCAACGACGGATCTTGACCCAACTGTTGGTGCAACAAGCAGAACAATCAATGCAGGAGCTTTGCTGAATAAAGGAGTAGAATTTAGCATTGGTTCTGAATGGTACAACCGAGGAGATTTCAGAATTGGTTCAAATGTTATTTTAGCCTTTAACAGAACTACCGTTAAAAAAGTAACTAGAGCCCAGTCAACCGCTTCGGTATATGTGAGCTCGCCTACAAGTTATTTCTTTGAAGACGAAACATTCAATAGTTTATATGCCTACAAATATGGCGGAACGGTAAATGGTTATCCGTTTGTTTTAGACGAAAACGGAAATCCGTCAGTAACTTTTGATGATAGCGGAAATCCAATTTCCTCAAGTATTAAAAGCATTACAAATCCGGATGCATTAGTAAACATGGGAAGTTTAACGCCTACTTATACGGGTTCGTTGTCACAGCGTTTTTCATACAAACAATTCGATCTGAATTTTCTGTTTGTTTTCTCAGGAGGGAACAAAATGCGTAAAGAGGTTCTGGATACAGGATCTGATGCTGTTACCCTTTCTGGTATTGCAGATCGTTATACAGATACCAACCGAAATGGAAACACCCGTTTGTTTGTTGATTATGATGAAAACGTTAGAAACTATGCTGTAACGATGAGCAGCCAGTGGAGAAATTCAGATATAAATGTTGTAGACGGCGATTATATTAAATTGAGAAATATCTCCTTGGCATATAATCTTCCAAAAAACATTGCCAATAAAATGAAAGTGGCTTCGGCTAAATTTACTTTTCAGGTAAACAACATCTGGTACTGGAGTGCGGCAGGAAATCGTATTGATCCCGAAGTATATTCGGCTAATTCAGCAACACGAAATTTACCATCGCCTAAAACGTATTTATTTGGTTTTAATCTTACCCTTTAAAAAAATGAAAAATATATTCACCATACTACTGCCATTGTTCCTGCTTACAGTATCATCTTGTGAAGAATACACAGATATTACGCCAAAAGGAGCTTTAGTAATCGACCAGGCTTCACAATTTCATGAAATGGTATCATTGCCGGGAAGAGGTTATCCTATCAATAACTTTCAATATTTATCAGACGATCAATGGATGAAAGAATCGAATGTGATAGGAAAAACACCCAATATAGATATTATCAATTTTACTTTTAATGAAAACGTAGACCGTGTTTCCTTGATGACAGGTTCCAGTTTCTATAATCAGTCTTATACTTACATCAACAGATGGAATACAATTATCTCACTTGTAGATGACAGCAAAGGAGATGCAGATACAAAAAGACTGGCAAAGGCCGAAGCAAAAATTTACAGAGCTTACGACCACTTTTTATTAGTAAATACGTATGCAAAAGGATATGATCCGCAGACTGCAGCTTCAGACGGAGGAATCTGCATTATGAATAAATTTGATTTAGAATCGCAGCCATCAAAATCTACTGTAGCGCAGGTGTACGATTTTATTCAGAAAGATATTGAGGAAGCGTTGCCGTATCTTCAGGAAAAACCCCTGGATGTTTATCATCCTTCACTGGCATTTGCGTATGCTTTTAAGGCAAAAGTACATTTGTTTAAACGTGAAATTGCAAGCGCCAAAGCTGCTGCCGAAAAATCATTAAGTTACAACAATCAAATTTTCGATTTGGTAGCCTACAGCGCACAAGGCGGACCATCTGTGGTTGCCGTTCCTGCAGCAAACAATGTTGAGGTGTTAAGCTATATGTATATGATTGGGTATAACGAAATGAATTTTGTAAGCAACTATGTTATCAGTCCCGAGCTTCGAAATTTATTTGGTGCAAACGATGCTCGTTTTAATTTGTTTTTTAACACAACCAATACCAATAATCTTGATATTGGCGCAAACACAGCCTACTGGGCAACCCAGTACACCCGATTTTTTTACCCGACAGTAGGTATGAAAACAACCGAAGTGTATTTAATGCTGGCCGAATGTTATGCGAGAGACAATAAACTGAAAGAAGCGATTGATATTCTGAATACCTTACGTGCAAAACGTATTTTGGCAGGCGGTACAGTTGAGTTAACCGTTCCGGCAACCCGAAAAGAAACAATGGAGCTGGTTGTAAATGAAAGAAGAAGAGAGCTGCTTTTGGGCTTTAACCGTTTTTTTGATTTAAAGAGATTAAACACTGAGACCGAATATGCAAAAACAATTACAAGAGTATTCCCTATAGTCAATAAAACAGTACCGCAGCAAACCTATACTTTGCAGCCAAACTCAAGATTATACATTGTGCCGTTTCCGTTGACTGCCTTGACAAAAAATCCAAAACTTACTTTAAACACTGACGAAAAAGTTCCATTTTAATTCCGATGAAAAAATTATTTATTCTGCTCATCATGCTCGCCGCCGGTCAGCATGGTTTTGCACAGACCCCCGAAAAAAAAGCCGACAGCACCAGTACACAGCCAAAAGGCATGCAGCCTTACAATAAGGTAATTACAGACAAAGCCAAAAACAAATCAGGTCTTTTTACGATCAGTCAGGTTGATGCTAAATACTATTTTCAAATTCCTGATAGCTTGTTTAACCGCTATATGCTTGTAGTAACCCGTTTTCTTTCGACTCCGGAAGGCATTGGTGTTTTTGGCGGCGAAAAAGCAAACGAGCAGACTATTTATTTTGAAAAAGGTATTAATAATACAGTTTATTTAAGATCCCTGCAATACAGGCAGGACGTTCGCTCTGCCGATTCGATGCTGGCAAAAGCATTGGCAGGCAGCAGCGAAAATCCAATTGTGGCAGCTTTCCCGATAAAAACAACCAATCCGGATAATCAAAATGTGGTGATTGATGTAACGGATGCTTTCAAAAAAGAAAATGCAATGTTTTCTATTGGAAGTAAGGAAAAAACAGAATATAAACTGACTTCTCTTTCAGACGATAAATCGTTTATTGAAAGTATGGATACCTATCCAATTAATATTGAAGTTAAAACGACCAAAACCTATACAAGTACTACGTCAAGCAGCGGAGGAAATACATTACGTTTAAATACGTCAATTGTACTTTTACCAAAAGACCCAATGCGTAAACGATTCTTTGATGAAAGAGTAGGGTATTTTGCTAATAAATATGTTTTGTTTGATGATGACGAACAGCGTGCTCAGACTAAATATATCGTACAGCGTTACCGTTTGGAACCAAGAGATAAAGATGTTAAGAAATATCTTAAAGGTGAATTGGTAGAACCAAAAAAGCAAATCGTGTATTATATCGATCCTGCTACGCCAAAAAAATGGAGACCGTACTTAATTGCCGGAATCAACGACTGGCAGAAAGCATTTGAAGCGGCAGGATTTAAAAATGCAATTGTAGGTAAAGAATGGCCGGAAAATGATAAAACGATGAGCCTTGAAGATGCAAGGTATTCGGTAGTACGTTATTATGCATCTGAAACGCCAAATGCTTACGGACCAAGAGTGAGCGATCCAAGAAGCGGTGAAATCATCGAAAGCCATGTAGGCTGGTATCATAACGTAATGAAACTGGTACAAAGATGGTACATGATCCAGGCAGGTCCACTGGACCCAAAAGCCAGAAAAATGCATCTTGATGATGAACTGATGGGACAATTAATTCGTTTTGTTTCTTCTCACGAAATAGGACATACTATTGGTCTTCGTCATAATATGGGAGCCAGCAGTGCAACTCCGGTAGAAAAATTAAGAGACAAAAAATGGGTTGAAGCAAACGGACATACCGTTTCTATCATGGATTATGCCCGTTTTAACTACGTTGCGCAGCCAGAAGACAATATCAGTCCGCAGGGAATTTATCCCCGAATTGGGATCTACGACAAATGGGCAGTTAAATGGGGTTACGGCTATTTTCCAAACACAAAAGATGAGTTTGAAGAAGAAAAACTGTTGAGTAAAATGACAACAGATAGTTTGACTAGTAACCCAAGATTATGGTTTGGAGGAGAAGGAAAAGACGAAGATCCGCGCAGCCAGAAAGAAGATTTGGGAGATGATGCGGTACTAGCCAGCGATTACGGAATTAAAAACCTGAAGCGTGTTGTGCCAAACTTGATTCAATGGACATATCAGCCGGATGATGCCTATGATAATTTATCAGATATGCATAAAGCTGTTGTAAAACAATATAGTTTGTACTTGTACCATGTATTGAAATATGTTGGAAACAACTACATCACTAAAAGAACTGTTGATGAAAAAGACGTTGTGTACAAACCAGTTCCCAAAGCAAAAGTTAAAGCCGCGATTGATTATATAGGCCGACAATTGTTTAATCCGCCGTTATGGATGTATCCGCAGGAAATAGATCAATTAATCCCGTTGAAAACAGCAGACCAAATATCAGATCAGCAAAATCAGGTTCTGAATATGCTTTTGAGTTCCGGTATGCTGTACAACATCAGCCTAAAAACCATGCAGTTCGAAGGAGCTTATACCGTTCCTGAATTCTTAAATGATTTACAGCAGACGGTTTGGGTAAAATTTACCGGGAACGAAAAATTAGATTTTTACAGACGAAGCCTGCAGCGCAGTTATGTTGAGAAAATGGGAATGCTTTTATTACCAAAAGAAGTAGAGCCGGGAAAAGCTTTAAATGCAGCGCAGCGCAGTGACATTCGATTATACGGAAAACAGCATCTGGTAAAATTAAGAGCCGATATCGTGAAACTGATGAATGTTTCAACAGGTATAAACAAAGATCATTTCGAAGCCGTTTTGATCGACGTAGATAAAATCATAACAAAATTAAATACAACAACTACTCCATGAAAAAATTATTAGTGACGGCATTTATCTGTTTAAGCACTTTGGTAAATGCACAATTAACATCAAAAGAAGAAGTAGCTCCGGAACTGGCTGCAAAACGTGAAACAGAAAAAAAAGAAATCACGAACAGTTATCTGGCCTTAAAAAACAATTTATTGATTTCGGATAGTCTTGCAGTAGTAAAAGATGCTGCTGCGCTGCAGAAAGCTTTGAAAAATTTCAAGTTCAAAAAACTGACTCTTGATCAAATGAACGAAGCAACGAAAACAAGAAGAGAGATTATTGAATTGGCTGCCGAAGTTGCCGCTACAAAAAACATCAATAAACAGAGAAAAATTTTCATAACACTGTCTGCTAAATTTTGGGATGTGGCACCAAGATTCAAACCAGCCGATACGGCTTTGCATCTTCAGATTTGTCCTATGACCAGCGCAACCTGGTTAAGCGACAGCAAGGAAATCAAAAATCCTTATTATCCAAAAAATATGCTGACTTGCGGCGAAGTAAAAGCAAGTCTATAAGCTAAAGATTGAATTAGTTTGTATAAGTACGGTATTCTGAATAAGGAGCCGTATTTGTCGTTTAAAGTAATTTGGGCTTTACACTTATAACTGGTGGTTTGTCCTAAAATGTCAAACCTCAGGAAAATGGCTGCGATGTCGGGTTTTGAAATTATTGCATCTTTTGAATTTAGGAAGCTGTAAAAAAATCTAATTTAATAATCATTGGTTTTAACCATTTGGACACAATCTAAATCATCGCTCATCTCCCCGAGGATTAAATCTTGGTGTTTTGAATTTAATAGCTGAAATGAAAAAAGCCTGTAAACAAGAAGTTTACAGGCTTTTTTGTGGAGTCGCCGGGAATCGAACCCGGGTCCAAACAAGCAACTAAAGAGCTTTCTACACGCTTATTTCCTGATTGAATTTTCGATGTTAAGCAAGGCCAGAAACAGCCACTCAACACTTATCTTCTTAATTTTCGAAATCCACCCGAAGCTCATGGAGATCTAGGTTTATTTTTACGGTTCCCCTTGACGGAACGCCACAAACCAAGGCTTTCCAGGAGAATCCAGCTTCCCTACCTTGTAGGGACGTGGCTAATCGTACTATGATTCAGATTATGCAGCTAAAGCGTAATTATTTTCGCCGTTTAAAAGTGTGAGATCTTATATTTACGAGCAAGGTCTCAATGCTCGGCGTGCTTACTGTTCAATTCGACTCGCTGTCAAAACCAGTCGACCCCAGAAATAAGTCTGCAAATGTAGACTATTTGAAATTACTTTTTATTAAAATTTTCAGAAAAAATTCTTGTTAGTCGAAAGTCTTAAAGTCGCAAGTCAAAAGTCTTAAAGTCCAATACTTTTGTGTTTATACCATTTTGGTATAAACCTAAACAGCAAAGTAAATATTGGCAAAAGCTTTAAGACTTTATGACTTTCGACTTTAAGACTTTCGACTATTATGTTACTCTTCGTCTTTAAAATTAAAAGGATAATCCCCAAAAATTGGAGCCAGTTTACGAACCGCATACGTGTTTCGGGTCATTTTATTCGAAAGCGCAATAATCGTAACACCTTCATTCATTAAAGTGATGTACGATGAGGTATTTCCGTGCCACCAGCCGTTATGAAAATAATAGTTTTGTCCCGTTTCCCAATTGATCATTCTAATACCCAAACCATAATTTTTGGTTCCTTTGCGCTCATTGCTGTAACCCTGATAAACCTGTTTTAATAATTCAGGTTTTAAAAAATCAGGAGATTGTCTGGCACGGTCAAATTTTAAAAGATCTCTTGCAGTCGAAAATATATTTTTGTCTCCATAAACATTATCCAGATAATCAAAACCAATTTCGACACCATTGCCTTTGTACGACGGAACAATTTTTTTACGGTCTTTATCATCATCAAAAACATATGTATTATCCATTCCCAAAGGTTTAAAAATCATTTCATACATCGCTTCTTTATAACTTAAGCCGGTAATTTTTTCAATAATAAGTGCCAGCATGGCATAATTGGTATTGCAATAACTGAAACGAGTTCCTGTTTTAGCTTCCAAACCAATATTTTTAGTTGCCAGAATATTTAAAATATCTTTATTAGTAAGCTGATTATGTCGGTCCCAAACCGATTTATCCCTGTCTGTAAAATAAGCATAGTTACGCATTCCGGTACGGTGATTCAGCAGCATTCTGATCGTACAGTCCTCGTAAGGGAATGTTTTTAAAATCGTATTTACTTTTTGATCAAGATCTATTTTACCTGCATTTGCCAGTTTTAAAATAGCTGTAGCGGTAATTACTTTACTTACAGAAGCAATTTGTACAGGTGTTTCGGGGGTTATTTTTGTACCTTCATTTTTGTTCGCAAAACCATTGTAACGTTCAAACAAAATCTGTCCGTTTCGGGCCACTAAAAAACTTCCGTTCATAGTGTTATTTGGCCAGTTTTTATTGTAAAAGTGATTAATTCTGCCGGTAACTGAGTTTTTATAAGCCTGAGAAATCTTTTTCTCAGGACCT
This portion of the Flavobacterium gelatinilyticum genome encodes:
- a CDS encoding FecR family protein, with protein sequence MKETEILELLQKYQNGTLSNEDKDKLDAWYLNRASKSNVHLNEYELEESYEYLKSKLPLQQETKVISIWPRITVAASIVVMLGTGIFYFTKTKEQVIQVAAKPKEIAPGGTRGILTLSNGKQIVLSAISEKDTIAREGEDKEVTIKMSADGVITYIINPDADTSKNDADAYNTLSTPTGGQYNIVLADGTKVFLNAVSSIKYPTQFNGDQRVVELEGEAYFEVAKNKNQPFIVKSGSQDIKVLGTHFNVHAYDNEPAIKTTLLEGSVAVSYKNQKTILKPGQQSNVSDNSNKISVREVDTEAAIAWKNGRFKFDNADLKSVMKQLERWYGIKVEYRGDVSDVRFNGGTFRNKNLSEVLKVLELSNIKFKVEGKTIIVYP
- a CDS encoding SusC/RagA family TonB-linked outer membrane protein: MLLSSFTASAQSISVNFKDASLETVLKEVGRQSNYEIFYTQKLLKDASPVTINVKNTSLKETLNQIFKSQNLKYSLTNQTIVVTAGTKAEEKPKGNGNGLVDIRGKVLNNKNEPFPGVTVTVAGTNKMSITDFDGGFSLDNVPSDAVLECSGLTIEKKSFGVGGRNIVSLVVEDKVSAMKEVVVTGYQTVTRSHFTGAIAKVDEKVLNENINGNLSSALEGRVAGLMLQKNPTGASADTPILRGMGTFSSNVGYSPLIVIDGLPTELTLDEINPYDIESVNVLKDAAAASIYGSRAANGIIVLTTKKGTGKLKVTINSDFFISDKPNLRDMNLASTSELIDFEQAVYNRERARYADTATMFNSYGDIGSSNPKYYSPLYQLNRDLEEGVISNADYNSTMAQWRKNDYAKDYRDNVWQKEFRQRYNVAFSGSTSKQNTYVSLNYDEAKNRVKYNESRSFNLYAKSSFQISNWLNATFGLNGTYSNDDSTDGDYNNYDIQKRYERITDDNGALVYSPFVNIDDGFTSGSALNPAMARKIAGLSGFKSTSFNVLNELQEGIKYQNSLSLRSFANLRAKIWRGLSVSTQFQYEVRRNDSEEYNSVDSYKMRYAINALTGYNPTTNAYTYVDGFSAGGRYKQMSGRVSNYSFRNQLDFAEDFADGKHSVTGLAGFEMRETYAPRGIEQIRYGYDRVTLTSATLNSLSLSQTGVPSYIYGSNRTLAALSRTQGEVLHRYFSVFASGGYTFLSKYNLTGSYRVDRADLFGVDPKYKNRPLWSAGLGWNISSEEFMKPIKWVSMLKLRATYGVNGNVDQSTSPYITATRKNDFLYQSLQYVNISGQPNPMLRWEKTQSTNFGIDYSLFRTKINGTIDIYRKYSTDLLATTDLDPTVGATSRTINAGALLNKGVEFSIGSEWYNRGDFRIGSNVILAFNRTTVKKVTRAQSTASVYVSSPTSYFFEDETFNSLYAYKYGGTVNGYPFVLDENGNPSVTFDDSGNPISSSIKSITNPDALVNMGSLTPTYTGSLSQRFSYKQFDLNFLFVFSGGNKMRKEVLDTGSDAVTLSGIADRYTDTNRNGNTRLFVDYDENVRNYAVTMSSQWRNSDINVVDGDYIKLRNISLAYNLPKNIANKMKVASAKFTFQVNNIWYWSAAGNRIDPEVYSANSATRNLPSPKTYLFGFNLTL
- a CDS encoding RNA polymerase sigma factor, whose product is MSVYSKYADPILLNLLKEDDQLAYTEIFERYARLLVNHACKMLGSRDEANDVVQEVFLSIWNKRHEITVTGSFSAYLYKAVKNRILNHIAHEKVVSSYADSISNFIEEDYVFADSRLREKELEAIIAKEIASLPEKMREVFLLRKVEELSYDEIALQLNITDKTAKQQVYNSLKILREKLKTMMGVFIW
- a CDS encoding RagB/SusD family nutrient uptake outer membrane protein; translated protein: MKNIFTILLPLFLLTVSSCEEYTDITPKGALVIDQASQFHEMVSLPGRGYPINNFQYLSDDQWMKESNVIGKTPNIDIINFTFNENVDRVSLMTGSSFYNQSYTYINRWNTIISLVDDSKGDADTKRLAKAEAKIYRAYDHFLLVNTYAKGYDPQTAASDGGICIMNKFDLESQPSKSTVAQVYDFIQKDIEEALPYLQEKPLDVYHPSLAFAYAFKAKVHLFKREIASAKAAAEKSLSYNNQIFDLVAYSAQGGPSVVAVPAANNVEVLSYMYMIGYNEMNFVSNYVISPELRNLFGANDARFNLFFNTTNTNNLDIGANTAYWATQYTRFFYPTVGMKTTEVYLMLAECYARDNKLKEAIDILNTLRAKRILAGGTVELTVPATRKETMELVVNERRRELLLGFNRFFDLKRLNTETEYAKTITRVFPIVNKTVPQQTYTLQPNSRLYIVPFPLTALTKNPKLTLNTDEKVPF